The Myroides fluvii region TGTTTGGGCAAATAAATTTCGAATATCAGAAAACACCTCTGTATACGTAGCCGGATTCGATCTTGGCGTTCGTCCGATTGGACTTTGATCGATGCCAATTACTTTGTCAATATGTTCTAAACCACTAATTTTCTTATACGGTTGAGGCTTGGTCACTGCGTTGAAAAAATGGGTATTCAAAATGGGATATAGCGTTCCATTAATCAAGGTTGATTTACCAGACCCTGACACTCCTGTAACACAAGTTAACGTTCCTAAAGGAATCTCAATGGTTACATTTTTCAAGTTATTTCCGGTTGCCCCTTCTAATTTGATGGACTTACCGTTGCCTTTTCTTCGTTCTTGAGGCACGGGAATTTCTAATTCTCCATTCAAATACTTTGCCGTTAGGGTATGTTCTTTCAGCAATTCTTGCGGTGTTCCGGTACTGATGATTTGCCCTCCTCTTTTTCCTGCATAAGGACCGATATCAATCACGTAATCTGCTCGTTCTATCATATCCTTATCGTGCTCTACCACCAAGACAGAATTTCCAATATCACGCAATGACTCGAGTGATTTAATCAAGCGCTCATTGTCTCGTTGATGCAACCCAATACTTGGCTCATCCAATATATAGAGTACACCCACTAATTGAGAACCGATTTGCGTAGCCAAACGAATGCGTTGAGCTTCACCACCTGATAAGGTTCTTGAACTTCGGTTTAGCGATAAATACGTCAAGCCTACATCTTTCAAAAACGATAATCGCGTGTTGATTTCTTTGAGAATTTCTTCGGCTATACTCCTTTGTTTATCTGAAAGCTTATCTGCTATATCAGCGAACCAAGCAATTAAATGCTCAATATCCATCTGAATTAGTTCTCCAATATTTTTATCTGCAATTCTAAAGTACAACGCTTCCTTTTTCAGGCGTGTGCCACTACACGATGGACAATCAATTTCGTCCATATATTCTTTAGCCCAGCGCTTAATCGAAGCCGTTTCACTTTCTTCAAATTGATTTTTAATAAAGTTGTTTATCCCTTCAAAATCAATCTTGTAGTTTTTAGAAATTCCGGCCACTTTGTGTTCAACCGTGAAGCTATCTTGCCCACCGTTGAGAATAACCGCCATGGCTTCTGCGGGAATGTCTTTAATCGCATCTGCTAATTTGAAGTTATAACGCTGTGCAATCGTTTCTAACTGCTTGAAAATCCAAGTATTTTTCTCTGGTCCAAGTGGTGCTAATCCACCTTTTTTAATAGAAATAGAAGCGTCTGGAATAATTTTGTGGTAATTGATCTCGTGCACCGTTCCCAACCCATTACACGCTTCACAGGCGCCTTTAGGCGAGTTGAACGAAAAGTTATTGGGTTCGGGTTTTGCATATGAAATTCCCGAAGTTGGACACATCAAATGGCGACTAAAAAAGCGCACCGCTTGGGTTTCTTGATCCAAAATAACAATCGTATCATCCCCGTGGTACATTGCCGTTTGAATACTCTCTGCCAAACGCTGTACTATTTCTTCTTTCTCATCCACAGCCAAGCGATCGATCACAATTTCAATATCGTGTGTTTTGTAACGATCGGCTTTCATGCCATATTCTAAATCCTTGATTTCACCATCCAAGCGCACTTTCAGGAATCCTTGTTTGGCAATTTGCTCAAACAATTCACGATAGTGTCCTTTTCTCGAACGCACTACAGGAGCGAGAATATTGATTTTTTTGCCCTTAAAATCTTGGAGGATCAACTCTTGGATTTGACTGTCCGTATAGCTGACCATTTTTTCTCCTGTATTATAACTATACGCTTCTCCTGCTCTTGCATAAAGCAAACGCAAAAAATCATAAATCTCCGTAATGGTTCCTACTGTAGATCTTGGACTGCGATTGGTTGTTTTTTGTTCAATGGCAATTACGGGAGATAATCCGTCAATTTTATCTACATCGGGTCGTTCTAAACCACCTAAAAATTGTCTTGCATAGGCGGAAAACGTCTCAATATAGCGACGTTGACCTTCTGCATATATTGTATCGAAAGCCAAGGATGATTTACCAGAACCCGACAATCCTGTAATAACAACGAGCTTCTCTCGTGGAATACGGATATCAATATTTTTTAGATTGTGAACTCTAGCTCCTAAAACTTCAATAAAATCTTCTACTTTAGACATAATTTTGTGCAAAAAAACAAAGATACATATTAATCTCATTTTATGTAATCTGCGGTTCTATTGTTTTGATGTGATTTAGCATTATTTAACAGCTTTATTCTTCTTGTTTTTTAATTCGACTCAATTCACTCTCCTACTTTTAAAAATCGTATTTTTAGCTCACAAAAGAAGATTCTCATGAAAGGAGCCATTTTATATGAATTAGGTCAAGTACCTAAATTTGGAGAGATAGAAGAACCCACAGTACAACAAGAAGACCAACATCTCTTGTCTGTCACAGCCGCTGCAGTAAAAAATTTAGACAAAGCACGTGTAAGTGGTAAACACTACGCTAGCTATGTGAATTTGCCCGCTGTTGTAGGCAACGATGGCGTTGGATATTTAGAAGACGGCACGAAAGTTTACGGGCAAGGGATTACGGGGATGCTTGCGGAAAAGGCGATTATCTCCGGCAATTATACGCCAGTACCCAAGGATTTAGACGATGCTATGGCTGCAGCTTTGCCCAATGCTATTTTAGGTTCAGCCATGCCGCTTATCATTCGCGCGCGATTGCAAGAAGGTCAAAACGTATTGTTCAATGGAGCTACCGGAGTAACAGGACAAGTAGGGGTGCAAATCGCCAAACATTATGGGGCAAAAGAAATTATTGTCACAGGAAGAAACCAAGCGGTATTAGAACATCTAAAAGATTATGGGGCAACACAAACCCTCGTTTTATCTGAAGACGAAGAAGAGCTAACGGCACAAATAAAAGCCATTCACCTCCAAACACCTATTGATGTTGTAATTGATTATTTATGGGGAAAACCTTTTCAAGCCATATTAAATGCTTTCAAAGGCAATGATATCGCTCATTTAGCATCCACCGTTAAAATTGTAACCGCAGGAGATATGGCAGGCAAGGAAATTCTGTTGACTTCCGCTATTCTCCGCAGTACAGATATTCAGTTAATGGGCTCTGGTTTTGGGAGTTTAACCAAAGAAGAACTCATTGTTTTCAACAAAGTTATTTTACCCGAAATGTTCTTATTGGCAGCACAGGGAAAGTTGCACATCCAAACGGAAGTACATCCTTTAGAAACCATTGAAAAAGTGTGGAATAAAACGATTGATCGCGGTACGCGATTAGTAATTACCATTTAATTTTACGCTTTTGCTTTTTGTTTTGACCTTCTTTTTTGGTCAAAACTTGCTACTTTTGCTCGCTAATACAACAACAGAATGAAAACCTTTTTAGAAAATTACTTTCAGCTAAGTAAGCACAATACTTCAATCAAAAAAGAAATGATGGCAGGTGTCATTACTTTCTTAACGATGTCTTATATTTTAGTTGTTAATCCCAACGTTCTTGCCGATGCAGGAATGGATAAACAAGCGGTCTTTATGGCCACAGCCCTTGCTACCGTTTGCGCAACTTTATTGATGGGATTGATGGCTAAATTACCCATTGCACAAGCTCCTGGTATGGGACTGAATAGCTTTTTTGCCTATACTGTAGTTTTGACTATGGGATATAGTTGGGAATTTGCCTTGACAGGTGTATTTCTTGCGGGTCTAATTTTTCTTGTATTGACAATTTTCAATATTAGAGAACTTATTGTCAACAATATACCAAAAGTTTTAAAAGAGGCTATTCCCGTTGGAATTGGGCTTTTCATTACGTTAATCGGATTAAAGAGTGCAGGCATTGTGGTGAGCAATCCCAACACATTAGTAACCTTAGGAGATTTCAGTCAACACAGCGTTTGGATTGCCCTAGCTGGTCTTTTAGTTACTGGGATTTTGTTAATTAAAAATGTAAATGGTTCTATCTTAATCGGAATTATAGTAGCTACTTTATTTGGGGTTGTACTCGGCGATGTACAATTTCCAACCCATTTAATTACCGCACCACCTTCGATGGAACCAACTTTTGGCAAGGCCTTGTCGTTTTTATTTTCGCCAGAAACAGCACATAGTGTCTTTTCTATAGATATGTTGATTGTCGTTTTTACCTTTTTATTTGTCAATCTTTTTGATACGATTGGCACATTAATTGGCGTTGTTTCAAAAACAGGACTAGCAGATAAAGACGGTAATTTTCCACAGATGAAAAAAGCGTTGTTAACCGATGCCATCGGAACTACTTTTGGTGCAGTACTAGGCACTAGTTCTGTCACTTCTTATGTAGAAAGTGCATCTGGAGTAGCCTCTGGTGGGCGAACAGGTCTGACGGCAGTAAGCGTTGCACTAATGTTTGCCTTATCGATATTCTTAGCCCCTCTATTTTTAATTATTCCGGCGGCTGCAACAGCACCAGCGCTAGTTATAGTCGGTTTATTTATGATTAGTGCTGTGGTCAATATTGATTTTTCTGATTTTTCAGAAGCTTTACCCGCCTTCATAACCATTGTTTTTATGCCTTTTACCTACAGCATTGCCGAAGGAATTGTATTTGGTATGTTGAGCTATACACTCTTTAAAATCGGAACCCAAAAACACAAAGACGTGAGTCCAACCCTTTATGTTCTCTCTCTTCTATTCTTAAGCAAAATAGTTTTAGACGCGATATAATAAAATAAGCCCTAAAAAGTATCTATCTTTTTAGGGCTTATTTTATTTACTTTATGCGAAATTATTTTATTTTCTCTTCAACTAACTGTGCTAGATTAGACTTCTTGTCTGTTTCTGAGAGGTTGTCATACACCATTTTCAGTTGTGTAAAATCGTCTTTACTCGTGTAGTATAGGTAATAAAGTGCAGTTAAGGACGTTTGGTGCTGCTCTAAATAATTGGCAATAAAGATATTTTGATCCTCTTGCAATTTCTTATATCCTTGTAGAATTTGCTGCATTTTCTCCTCGTCTTTTTGTTGCATTGCTTCCATATAAACGGTTTGCTGTTGTCCTTGATAAGAAAGCAGATTGTACTTATACAAACTTAGGTTTCGCTCAAACTCACTTAACGTTTCATTATTAGGGGTTCCTTTTAAAGCAAAAGAAGTAAAGTTTTCTTGATCGATGTTTACTTCTGTTTTTCCACTTTCAATAAACAAGGGTATTCTTCCCTTTTGATCGCGAAAAGATAAATAACCTAACGTAGGTTGATCTATTTTACCAACAAATTTAAACCGTTCATCTTTTACTATAATTGAATCCAACTTGATTAATTCTTCTGCATTGGTATCAGCTATTTGACTCAAATAGATCATTTCTCCATCAGGTACATGGGCGAGTATACCCTCTATTTCAAACTGCGTTTTCGAATTACAAGAAGTGAGCACTACTGCTATCCCAAGCAAAAGCCACTGTGTACATATTTTCATAGCATTTATTTTAATTCACCAAATTAACTCTATTTAACTAGAATTACAAAAACAAAAAGGACAAAAGCAACATAATCCACCCTGCTACCAACGCTAAACCTCCTATAGGTGTAATGGGGCCTAGTACTTTTATCTTTTTGCCAAAAGTTGCACTTAATACCAATCCATAGATGCTAAAAGAGAATAAAATCACGCCGAGTATAATTAAATTAGTGGCATAATACGTGTATTCACGTTGAGGTAAAACTCCAATAATCAACAGTAAAAGCGCATGATACATTTGATACCTCACACCTGTTTCATAGCTTTCTAATCGTTCAGTATCCATGTGTTTTTTTAATGCATGCGCACCGAAAGCGCCAAATATAATA contains the following coding sequences:
- the uvrA gene encoding excinuclease ABC subunit UvrA, which produces MSKVEDFIEVLGARVHNLKNIDIRIPREKLVVITGLSGSGKSSLAFDTIYAEGQRRYIETFSAYARQFLGGLERPDVDKIDGLSPVIAIEQKTTNRSPRSTVGTITEIYDFLRLLYARAGEAYSYNTGEKMVSYTDSQIQELILQDFKGKKINILAPVVRSRKGHYRELFEQIAKQGFLKVRLDGEIKDLEYGMKADRYKTHDIEIVIDRLAVDEKEEIVQRLAESIQTAMYHGDDTIVILDQETQAVRFFSRHLMCPTSGISYAKPEPNNFSFNSPKGACEACNGLGTVHEINYHKIIPDASISIKKGGLAPLGPEKNTWIFKQLETIAQRYNFKLADAIKDIPAEAMAVILNGGQDSFTVEHKVAGISKNYKIDFEGINNFIKNQFEESETASIKRWAKEYMDEIDCPSCSGTRLKKEALYFRIADKNIGELIQMDIEHLIAWFADIADKLSDKQRSIAEEILKEINTRLSFLKDVGLTYLSLNRSSRTLSGGEAQRIRLATQIGSQLVGVLYILDEPSIGLHQRDNERLIKSLESLRDIGNSVLVVEHDKDMIERADYVIDIGPYAGKRGGQIISTGTPQELLKEHTLTAKYLNGELEIPVPQERRKGNGKSIKLEGATGNNLKNVTIEIPLGTLTCVTGVSGSGKSTLINGTLYPILNTHFFNAVTKPQPYKKISGLEHIDKVIGIDQSPIGRTPRSNPATYTEVFSDIRNLFAQTTEASIRGYKPGRFSFNVSGGRCDTCEGSGVRTIEMGFLPDVYVECETCQGKRFNRETLEIRYKGRSIADVLEMTVADAAEFFENIPKIYRKLKTINDVGLGYITLGQQSTTLSGGEAQRIKLATELSKKDTGNTFYILDEPTTGLHFEDIRVLMQVINTLVEKGNTVLIIEHNLDVIKLADYIIDIGYEGGANGGEVLAKGTPEQISKVKKSYTAHFLKKELKK
- a CDS encoding quinone oxidoreductase family protein is translated as MKGAILYELGQVPKFGEIEEPTVQQEDQHLLSVTAAAVKNLDKARVSGKHYASYVNLPAVVGNDGVGYLEDGTKVYGQGITGMLAEKAIISGNYTPVPKDLDDAMAAALPNAILGSAMPLIIRARLQEGQNVLFNGATGVTGQVGVQIAKHYGAKEIIVTGRNQAVLEHLKDYGATQTLVLSEDEEELTAQIKAIHLQTPIDVVIDYLWGKPFQAILNAFKGNDIAHLASTVKIVTAGDMAGKEILLTSAILRSTDIQLMGSGFGSLTKEELIVFNKVILPEMFLLAAQGKLHIQTEVHPLETIEKVWNKTIDRGTRLVITI
- a CDS encoding NCS2 family permease: MKTFLENYFQLSKHNTSIKKEMMAGVITFLTMSYILVVNPNVLADAGMDKQAVFMATALATVCATLLMGLMAKLPIAQAPGMGLNSFFAYTVVLTMGYSWEFALTGVFLAGLIFLVLTIFNIRELIVNNIPKVLKEAIPVGIGLFITLIGLKSAGIVVSNPNTLVTLGDFSQHSVWIALAGLLVTGILLIKNVNGSILIGIIVATLFGVVLGDVQFPTHLITAPPSMEPTFGKALSFLFSPETAHSVFSIDMLIVVFTFLFVNLFDTIGTLIGVVSKTGLADKDGNFPQMKKALLTDAIGTTFGAVLGTSSVTSYVESASGVASGGRTGLTAVSVALMFALSIFLAPLFLIIPAAATAPALVIVGLFMISAVVNIDFSDFSEALPAFITIVFMPFTYSIAEGIVFGMLSYTLFKIGTQKHKDVSPTLYVLSLLFLSKIVLDAI
- a CDS encoding DUF4369 domain-containing protein; protein product: MKICTQWLLLGIAVVLTSCNSKTQFEIEGILAHVPDGEMIYLSQIADTNAEELIKLDSIIVKDERFKFVGKIDQPTLGYLSFRDQKGRIPLFIESGKTEVNIDQENFTSFALKGTPNNETLSEFERNLSLYKYNLLSYQGQQQTVYMEAMQQKDEEKMQQILQGYKKLQEDQNIFIANYLEQHQTSLTALYYLYYTSKDDFTQLKMVYDNLSETDKKSNLAQLVEEKIK
- a CDS encoding DUF423 domain-containing protein, coding for MDITNTTALFAGSIFGALAIIFGAFGAHALKKHMDTERLESYETGVRYQMYHALLLLIIGVLPQREYTYYATNLIILGVILFSFSIYGLVLSATFGKKIKVLGPITPIGGLALVAGWIMLLLSFLFL